The Thermosulfurimonas sp. F29 genome includes a window with the following:
- a CDS encoding SurA N-terminal domain-containing protein has product MLDFLRKGAQSTAVKILFAVIILVFVFWGVGTFRASRVDVLARVNGKPITVREYQLLYEFRYRQLRQMFGNRVDEDFLKNMHFREQVLEELIKRRLLEEAADRLGLSVHPREVQWAIAQIPAFQEGGRFSFRRYRAVLRDLGILPRDFEENVRADLLEARIRHFLTATIFAPETEVRERYAFENQVLRIRYASLPYATCERGLKVTEEELRDYYRKHREEYRTEPRVQVAYVFFPYARYRGKIKVSEEELKAYYESEKDRFFEPERRRVRMILIKAEPGKKAAALKKAEALAEKIKTLTDFERMARRYSQDRATAKLGGDLGVVKPGELFKAADQAVFSAEEGRVVGPVEGPQGYYLFYVQKILPAGTRPFREVKTELEKELLRRKVHEAAYEAADDLYQKAVLSGSLPEAAAKAGLKVKEVSFTRKKPPEILSGKELLEAVFSLEEGEISSPVEAGGGVILFQVEKKEPSRIMTFSEARRFVRRDLIREKAAERCRKRASELLKELSGKKSLSEAAHRGFKVVERTLKRNELFSGEIPRAVARALGGRTDPGLLDRPACDGEACYLVQLAEVRPADFSNWDEERTVLFHVLTQEKRAAYYRAWYRDLRRRAKIKLYKELPK; this is encoded by the coding sequence CATTCTGGTCTTCGTCTTCTGGGGTGTGGGTACTTTCCGGGCCTCTAGGGTGGATGTGCTGGCCCGGGTGAACGGAAAACCCATTACCGTTCGGGAGTATCAGCTCCTCTACGAGTTCCGCTATAGGCAATTGCGCCAGATGTTCGGCAACCGGGTGGACGAGGATTTTCTGAAAAACATGCACTTTCGGGAGCAGGTGCTGGAGGAGTTGATCAAGAGGCGGTTGCTGGAGGAGGCCGCGGATCGCCTCGGTCTTTCGGTGCATCCGCGGGAGGTGCAGTGGGCTATAGCGCAGATTCCGGCCTTTCAGGAGGGAGGCCGTTTCAGCTTCCGGCGTTATCGGGCGGTGCTCAGGGATCTCGGAATTCTTCCCCGGGATTTCGAAGAGAATGTGCGGGCGGATCTACTTGAGGCCCGGATCCGGCACTTCCTTACCGCCACCATCTTTGCCCCGGAAACCGAGGTGCGCGAGCGTTACGCCTTCGAAAACCAGGTTCTCAGGATACGCTACGCCTCCCTCCCTTACGCCACCTGCGAAAGGGGCCTAAAGGTCACGGAGGAGGAATTGCGGGATTACTACCGGAAACATCGTGAGGAATACCGGACCGAACCCCGGGTGCAGGTGGCCTATGTGTTTTTCCCCTATGCGCGGTATCGGGGGAAAATTAAGGTTTCGGAGGAGGAACTAAAGGCCTACTACGAGAGCGAGAAGGATCGCTTTTTTGAGCCGGAGCGCCGGAGGGTGCGCATGATTCTCATAAAGGCCGAGCCCGGGAAAAAGGCCGCGGCCCTTAAAAAGGCCGAGGCCCTGGCCGAAAAGATAAAGACCCTGACCGATTTCGAGAGGATGGCCCGCCGGTATTCTCAGGACCGGGCTACGGCTAAGCTGGGCGGGGATCTGGGGGTGGTGAAGCCCGGGGAGCTCTTCAAGGCCGCGGATCAGGCGGTCTTTTCCGCGGAGGAGGGCCGGGTGGTGGGGCCGGTGGAGGGCCCGCAGGGCTATTATCTGTTTTATGTGCAAAAGATCCTTCCCGCGGGCACCAGGCCCTTCCGGGAGGTGAAGACCGAGCTCGAAAAGGAGCTTCTCCGGCGGAAGGTCCACGAGGCGGCTTACGAGGCGGCGGACGATCTTTATCAAAAGGCGGTGCTTTCGGGAAGCCTCCCGGAGGCCGCCGCCAAAGCAGGCCTGAAGGTGAAGGAGGTGAGTTTTACCCGTAAAAAGCCTCCCGAGATTTTGTCCGGCAAGGAACTTCTGGAGGCGGTCTTTTCCCTCGAGGAAGGGGAGATATCCTCTCCGGTGGAGGCCGGAGGGGGGGTGATCCTTTTCCAGGTGGAGAAAAAGGAACCCTCCCGGATCATGACCTTTTCCGAGGCCAGGAGATTCGTCCGGCGGGACCTGATCCGCGAAAAGGCCGCGGAAAGATGTCGGAAGAGGGCCTCCGAACTCCTGAAAGAGCTTTCGGGGAAGAAGTCCCTCTCCGAGGCGGCTCACCGGGGATTTAAGGTGGTCGAACGCACCCTTAAGAGAAACGAGCTTTTTTCCGGGGAAATACCCCGGGCGGTGGCCCGGGCCCTGGGAGGGCGGACCGATCCGGGGCTCCTCGATCGGCCGGCCTGTGACGGGGAGGCCTGCTATCTGGTGCAACTCGCCGAGGTGCGTCCCGCAGATTTTTCGAACTGGGACGAGGAGCGGACCGTTCTCTTCCATGTGCTCACCCAGGAGAAACGGGCGGCCTATTACCGGGCCTGGTACCGGGATCTCCGCCGCCGGGCCAAGATCAAACTTTACAAGGAACTTCCGAAATGA